Proteins co-encoded in one Zootoca vivipara chromosome 3, rZooViv1.1, whole genome shotgun sequence genomic window:
- the CALM2 gene encoding calmodulin-2, whose protein sequence is MADQLTEEQIAEFKEAFSLFDKDGDGTITTKELGTVMRSLGQNPTEAELQDMINEVDADGNGTIDFPEFLTMMARKMKDTDSEEEIREAFRVFDKDGNGYISAAELRHVMTNLGEKLTDEEVDEMIREADIDGDGQVNYEEFVQMMTAK, encoded by the exons AATTCAAGGAAGCCTTTTCGCTATTTGATAAGGATGGAGATGGTACTATAACGACAAAAGAACTGGGGACAGTGATGAGGTCACTTGGGCAGAATCCAACAGAAGCAGAGTTACAGGACATGATCAATGAAGTAGATGCTGATG GCAATGGCACAATTGACTTCCCTGAATTTTTGACAATGATGGCAAGAAAAATGAAGGATACAGACAGCGAGGAGGAAATTAGAGAAGCATTCCGTGTATTTGATAAG GATGGTAATGGTTATATTAGTGCTGCAGAGCTTCGCCATGTGATGACAAATCTTGGAGAGAAATTAACAGATGAAGAAGTTGATGAGATGATTAGAGAAGCAGATATTGATGGTGATGGTCAAGTAAACTATGAAG AGTTTGTACAAATGATGACAGCAAAGTGA